The following are from one region of the Capsicum annuum cultivar UCD-10X-F1 chromosome 1, UCD10Xv1.1, whole genome shotgun sequence genome:
- the LOC107872105 gene encoding UDP-glucosyltransferase 29, which produces MDTRERSLRIAMLPWLAHGHIAPFIELAKALSKRNFYIYICSTLVNINSFKQTISEKDSILIKIVEIHLPNLPDLPPHYHTTNGLPPHLMSTLKNAMDMAQPSFFHILSTLKPDLVVYDFLQPWVPTMAASLNIPSVLFLTPGAAASSYHSHIGRKKPVSEYPFPSIYLRDYEYNRNRQMFEPTEDDDDGFTDTQRKVNACTDESSEIILIKSIRELEGKYIDFLSNLNNKRYVPVGPLVRVADTDNEHSEITEWLNSKERCSTVFASFGSEYFLSKEEMEELSFGLELSKVNFLWVIRFPVGQKISLEAALPKGFLERVGSRGKVVLGWAPQLSILGHSSIGGFVSHCGWSSVMEVLKLGVPIIAMPMHLDQPLNAKLIVDAGVGEEAVRDKDGNIDRHEVAKIIRKVVAERSGRRLRKKARELSDILTNNGENEIDEVVEELLNLCLDTRTIV; this is translated from the exons ATGGATACAAGAGAGAGAAGTCTTAGAATAGCAATGTTACCATGGCTAGCTCATGGTCACATAGCTCCTTTTATAGAGCTAGCCAAAGCACTTTCCAAGAGAAATTTCTACATATACATATGTTCCACACTAGTCAATATCAATTCATTCAAACAAACAATATCTgaaaaagattcaattttaatAAAGATAGTGGAAATTCACCTTCCAAATTTGCCAGACCTTCCTCCTCACTATCACACTACCAATGGCCTCCCACCCCATCTCATGTCCACTCTAAAAAATGCCATGGACATGGCCCAACCTAGCTTTTTCCATATCCTTAGTACTTTGAAACCAGATTTAGTTGTGTATGATTTTCTTCAGCCATGGGTTCCAACTATGGCTGCTTCACTGAATATACCCTCCGTATTGTTCCTCACCCCTGGTGCAGCAGCTAGTTCTTATCATTCTCATATTGGTAGAAAGAAACCTGTTTCTGAATACCCTTTTCCATCCATTTACCTAAGAGATTATGAGTACAATAGGAATAGACAAATGTTTGAACCAacagaagatgatgatgatggattTACTGATACACAGAGAAAAGTCAATGCATgcacagatgaatcatctgaaaTCATCTTGATCAAGTCAATCAGAGAACTAGAAGGAAAATACATTgattttctctcaaatttaaaCAATAAGag GTATGTTCCAGTTGGACCTCTTGTTAGAGTAGCAGACACAGATAATGAGCATTCAGAGATCACCGAGTGGTTAAACAGCAAAGAAAGATGCTCCACAGTTTTTGCTTCATTTGGTAGTGAATATTTCCTATCCAAGGAGGAAATGGAAGAACTGTCTTTTGGTCTAGAGCTTAGCAAGGTGAATTTCTTGTGGGTGATTAGATTCCCAGTTGGACAAAAAATCAGCCTCGAAGCAGCTCTTCCAAAGGGTTTCCTTGAAAGAGTTGGGAGCAGAGGAaaagtagtactaggatgggcaCCACAACTAAGTATATTAGGACATTCAAGTATAGGAGGATTTGTGAGTCATTGTGGATGGAGTTCAGTAATGGAAGTGCTTAAACTTGGAGTTCCAATTATAGCCATGCCAATGCATCTTGATCAGCCATTAAATGCAAAGTTGATAGTAGATGCAGGGGTAGGAGAAGAGGCTGTTAGGGACAAAGATGGAAACATTGACAGACATGAAGTGGCAAAGATTATAAGGAAAGTGGTGGCAGAGAGAAGTGGGAGAAGGTTGAGAAAAAAAGCAAGAGAGCTCAGTGACATATTGACGAATAATGGAGAGAACGAAATAGATGAAGTTGTGGAAGAGTTGTTGAACCTGTGTCTTGACACTAGAACTATAGTGTAA